Proteins co-encoded in one Capsicum annuum cultivar UCD-10X-F1 chromosome 9, UCD10Xv1.1, whole genome shotgun sequence genomic window:
- the LOC107842854 gene encoding glutathione S-transferase U8 — MAEVQLLGYWASPFSKRVEIALKLKGIQYEYIEEDIPINKSPRVVKYNPIYKKIPVFLHDGKSIAESLLILEYIDETWKEGTPLLPNDPYQRAMARFWAKFMDEKCLPEMLKLCYESNYEVRMKAKGELHELLKLLENELIKDNTNLFGEYIEIVSILITSWIGIIQEAVQVDILKKEEFPNICGWADKLMSRSFIKESRLPPRDKLLVFYKTYAKPLIKEVPQ; from the exons ATGGCAGAAGTACAATTGCTAGGCTATTGGGCAAGTCCTTttagtaaaagagttgaaattgcCCTAAAACTCAAGGGTATTCAATATGAGTATATTGAAGAAGATATTCCAATAAATAAGAGTCCTAGAGTTGTCAAGTATAATCCTATTTACAAAAAAATTCCAGTGTTTTTGCACGACGGAAAATCAATAGCTGAGTCTCTACTGATTCTTGAATATATTGATGAAACGTGGAAAGAAGGAACTCCTCTTCTACCGAATGATCCTTATCAAAGAGCCATGGCTCGTTTTTGGGCCAAGTTTATGgatgaaaag TGCTTACCAGAGATGCTAAAACTTTGTTATGAAAGCAACTATGAAGTAAGAATGAAAGCAAAGGGAGAACTGCATGAGCTTCTTAAACTTCTTGAGAATGAATTGATCAAAGATAATACCAATTTATTTGGAGAATATATTGAAATTGTTTCAATTCTGATAACTTCTTGGATTGGAATTATTCAAGAAGCAGTGCAAGTGGACATATTGAAGAAAGAGGAATTTCCAAATATATGTGGCTGGGCTGATAAGTTGATGAGTCGTAGCTTTATCAAGGAAAGTCGTTTGCCACCTAGAGATAAATTACTTGTATTTTACAAAACTTATGCCAAACCGCTGATTAAAGAAGTTCCTCAGTGA